A genomic window from Nitrospiria bacterium includes:
- a CDS encoding diguanylate cyclase, whose product MSKMHKNPDPAQRLADRANWQPIQDRLATMTSLSLLTYNQSGELLFPPSQENEICKLSQQNPIGNQRCQEHCGRQVTLAAQTGEGAFFKCHANLQVFSVPLVIENTKIILLGGKTYYSYQDLSEFRNTSEEIGIQSEQLLSISKSLPFKEEEALKAASSLLKTMGQTLLNHTHASLTSSGTSTLLLTLLKILAEARGTTHPKEFAPLLLNTLGVLFNIDTALFFLHHPVSKSFKVTSGFGRMRSSLDESNLNDTDGLLARCMEEGKPFTSQSLFEILKSGFPDTTYRIDFFPILLEKKIEGIIVVMNTPLTPEEFDIISTFSSQVSLLFENIGLQRQFSKTGNDLFFLNEMNKAIGSELDAERLCNIILEKSSEVIGTEQGSLMLLDETKKELRIKAIKGLNPKIVEPIRIEPGQGISGYVAATGEPLLVENLELDQRVIQDRRTRYKTNSFISIPLKLNHRIIGVLNLTDKVSGEIFSDEDLHLLTSIANQASIAIERSTFFQRTEELKQISITDSLTNLLNRRYFHERMAEEIERSRRHGVPLSLMMIDLDDFKRFNDSYGHLTGDEALKAAAKCFRNCIRTIDVAARYGGEEFTVILPQTTKEEAAIIAERICGEMKKIQLPFDRRLEGGRITVSLGLATFPEDAQTQEELINNADLALYRAKTLGKDQVVLFQKNWK is encoded by the coding sequence ATGTCAAAAATGCACAAAAATCCCGATCCCGCCCAGAGATTGGCCGATCGGGCCAATTGGCAACCCATCCAAGACCGCCTGGCAACCATGACCAGCCTTTCCCTTTTAACCTACAATCAATCCGGGGAATTGCTCTTTCCCCCATCACAAGAAAATGAAATTTGTAAACTCTCCCAACAAAATCCCATCGGTAATCAGCGATGTCAAGAGCACTGCGGAAGACAGGTCACATTGGCGGCTCAAACAGGCGAAGGCGCTTTCTTTAAATGCCATGCCAACCTTCAGGTTTTCTCAGTTCCCCTGGTGATCGAAAATACCAAAATCATTCTCCTGGGAGGAAAAACCTATTACTCGTACCAGGACCTCTCTGAGTTTAGAAACACCTCAGAGGAAATTGGAATTCAATCGGAACAGTTACTCAGTATTTCAAAATCCCTCCCCTTCAAGGAGGAGGAGGCTTTGAAAGCAGCCTCAAGTCTATTGAAAACCATGGGACAAACCCTCCTGAACCATACCCATGCCTCGCTAACTTCCTCTGGCACCTCCACTCTTCTGCTCACCCTCCTCAAAATCCTGGCTGAGGCCAGGGGCACTACCCATCCCAAGGAGTTTGCGCCTTTACTCCTCAATACCCTTGGGGTCCTTTTTAATATTGATACCGCCCTTTTTTTTCTCCATCACCCCGTTTCAAAATCCTTCAAAGTGACCTCCGGTTTCGGACGGATGAGAAGCTCTTTAGACGAAAGCAATCTCAATGACACTGATGGGCTCTTAGCCCGATGTATGGAGGAGGGAAAACCTTTTACCTCCCAGAGTCTTTTTGAAATATTGAAATCAGGTTTTCCCGATACGACCTATCGGATCGATTTTTTTCCCATCCTTTTGGAAAAAAAGATCGAAGGAATTATCGTTGTCATGAATACCCCCCTGACCCCGGAGGAGTTTGATATCATTTCTACCTTTTCAAGCCAGGTTTCCCTTTTGTTTGAGAACATCGGCCTGCAGCGGCAATTTTCAAAAACCGGAAATGATCTTTTCTTTTTAAACGAGATGAACAAAGCCATCGGGTCCGAATTAGATGCCGAACGGCTATGCAATATCATCTTGGAAAAATCTTCAGAGGTGATCGGAACAGAACAAGGGTCCTTGATGCTTTTAGACGAAACCAAAAAAGAGCTCAGAATTAAAGCCATCAAAGGACTCAATCCAAAAATCGTAGAACCGATCCGAATTGAGCCGGGACAGGGGATCTCCGGGTATGTGGCTGCAACAGGGGAACCCTTACTGGTTGAAAATTTGGAGTTGGACCAGAGGGTGATCCAGGATCGCCGAACCCGCTACAAAACCAACTCTTTTATCAGTATTCCCCTCAAACTCAATCACCGTATCATCGGGGTGCTTAATTTGACGGATAAAGTAAGTGGTGAAATTTTTTCGGATGAAGATTTGCACCTTTTAACTTCCATTGCCAACCAGGCCTCCATCGCGATTGAGCGCTCAACCTTTTTCCAAAGGACAGAAGAACTCAAGCAGATCTCGATCACCGATTCCCTCACCAACCTTTTGAACCGTCGGTATTTCCATGAACGCATGGCAGAAGAAATAGAGCGGTCCAGGCGGCACGGAGTCCCTCTTTCATTAATGATGATAGACCTTGACGATTTTAAACGGTTCAATGACTCCTACGGGCACCTCACGGGGGACGAAGCCTTAAAAGCCGCGGCAAAATGCTTTCGAAACTGCATACGGACCATTGATGTGGCCGCTCGATATGGCGGAGAAGAATTTACCGTGATTCTTCCCCAAACCACTAAAGAAGAGGCTGCAATCATTGCGGAAAGAATATGCGGAGAAATGAAAAAAATCCAACTCCCTTTTGACCGACGCCTCGAGGGGGGCCGGATTACCGTTAGTTTGGGACTGGCCACTTTCCCCGAAGATGCCCAAACCCAGGAAGAACTCATCAACAATGCCGATCTGGCACTCTACCGGGCTAAAACCCTGGGAAAGGACCAGGTGGTTTTATTCCAAAAAAACTGGAAATAA